A region of Arabidopsis thaliana chromosome 5, partial sequence DNA encodes the following proteins:
- the SEF gene encoding HIT-type Zinc finger family protein (SERRATED LEAVES AND EARLY FLOWERING (SEF); CONTAINS InterPro DOMAIN/s: Zinc finger, HIT-type (InterPro:IPR007529); Has 30201 Blast hits to 17322 proteins in 780 species: Archae - 12; Bacteria - 1396; Metazoa - 17338; Fungi - 3422; Plants - 5037; Viruses - 0; Other Eukaryotes - 2996 (source: NCBI BLink).) encodes MEEEMSNRRVSNRTRKVATKMAAALTSNDNRTQAAIARLEALENDNGAIEVIDLNDDEEASLDEDDDLGYLQKKQHKGSKRKTRQAKALEARKAPKSFLELLQEANLESLPSHVPTYLKAAVGPPSSSSRRYFCSVCGYIAGYNCCLCGMRFCSIRCQNIHKDTRCQKFVA; translated from the exons ATGGAGGAAGAGATGTCGAACCGTCGAGTATCAAATCGGACTCGTAAGGTCGCTACGAAGATGGCGGCGGCTCTTACAAGCAACGACAATCGAACTCAG GCTGCTATAGCTAGGCTAGAGGCTTTAGAGAACGATAATGGTGCTATTGAAGTGATAGATTTGaacgatgatgaagaagcttctcttgatgaagatgatgatctcG GTTACTTACAGAAGAAGCAACACAAAGGATCAAAGCGTAAAACTCGACAAGCGAAAGCTTTAGAAGCTCGTAAAGCTCCTAAATCCTTCCTTGAGCTATTGCAAGAG GCAAATTTGGAGTCTTTACCGTCGCATGTACCGACTTACTTGAAAGCAGCAGTTGGACCTCCGAGTTCGTCTTCTCGTCGCTATTTTTGCTCGGTTTGTGGTTACATTGCAGGTTACAATTGTTGTTTATGTGGGATGAGGTTTTGTTCTATTCGTTGTCAAAATATTCACAAGGATACTCGTTGTCAGAAATTTGTTGCATAG
- a CDS encoding sorting nexin (FUNCTIONS IN: molecular_function unknown; INVOLVED IN: biological_process unknown; LOCATED IN: chloroplast; BEST Arabidopsis thaliana protein match is: sorting nexin 2A (TAIR:AT5G58440.1); Has 30201 Blast hits to 17322 proteins in 780 species: Archae - 12; Bacteria - 1396; Metazoa - 17338; Fungi - 3422; Plants - 5037; Viruses - 0; Other Eukaryotes - 2996 (source: NCBI BLink).) encodes MAVFMCCICSAPRFLCFKDDSSLDASKLSRTLRTSAGPPVASSSLFRMLATTNVSTDVASMMLDGTVKIPKQLFGNGGASAMPVHELVQPARGDKKFLEKKEKMHDLEQQIINASQQDTLHEYFGMMKAVQDAFAEAASSKVFGVDKSRIREILRTQKLLPSHYH; translated from the exons ATGGCTGTTTTTATGTGCTGTATCTGCAGTGCTCCACGATTTCTGTGTTTCAAAGATGATTCTTCGCTAGATGCATCTAAACTCTCTAGAACCCTAAGAACCAGTGCCGGTCCTCCTGTTGCGTCTTCATCTCTCTTCAGG ATGCTTGCCACTACCAATGTGAGCACTGATGTGGCCTCTATGATGTTGGATGGCACGGTGAAGATTCCAAAACAGTTGTTTGGTAACGGCGGAGCCTCTGCCATGCCAGTGCATGAGTTGGTTCAGCCTGCCAGAGGAG ataaaaagtttttggaaaaaaaggagaagatgcATGATCTCGAGCAACAAATTATCAATGCCTCACAACAG GACACACTCCATGAGTACTTTGGCATGATGAAGGCTGTCCAAGACGCATTTGCAGAAGCTGCATCATCAAAGGTATTTGGCGTTGACAAATCAAGGATCCGGGAAATACTGAGGACACAAAAACTGTTGCCATCACATTACCATTAG
- a CDS encoding F-box family protein (F-box family protein; CONTAINS InterPro DOMAIN/s: F-box domain, cyclin-like (InterPro:IPR001810), F-box domain, Skp2-like (InterPro:IPR022364), F-box associated domain, type 1 (InterPro:IPR006527), F-box associated interaction domain (InterPro:IPR017451); BEST Arabidopsis thaliana protein match is: F-box and associated interaction domains-containing protein (TAIR:AT1G58090.1); Has 1807 Blast hits to 1807 proteins in 277 species: Archae - 0; Bacteria - 0; Metazoa - 736; Fungi - 347; Plants - 385; Viruses - 0; Other Eukaryotes - 339 (source: NCBI BLink).) → MVPKKLPLDLEEEILFRVPPRSLHCFRSVCKEWNALSRDKRLINKNFACAPPEFILKTRSNIYSISVNLNDDNPTINVRDLCFGDHLRGQHSLYGTCDGNFFLYDHFHEGGGCMVVDPKRVTRLLRERVLSVYKGDRFSVLEQSKKTRKIEIWVTKNKIGNGDDGDDVVWIKFMTISRPDFPMVLISHPSTNYFVENNIYGKAFVLSCPTKKPKAAWIKIDGVVFAKSDQSSVFVPSLITIP, encoded by the exons atggTGCCGAAAAAGCTTCCATTAGATCTGGAAGAAGAGATACTCTTTCGAGTTCCACCTCGATCTCTCCATTGCTTTAGATCCGTTTGCAAAGAATGGAACGCTCTTTCCAGAGATAAGAGattaatcaacaaaaactttgctTGCGCTCCTCCAGAATTCATCTTAAAGACACGTTCCAATATTTATTCGATAAGCGTCAATCTCAACGATGACAATCCAACTATAAATGTGCGTGACTTATGCTTTGGTGATCATTTACGGGGTCAACATTCTCTCTATGGGACCTGCGATGGTAACTTCTTCTTGTATGATCACTTTCACGAAGGAGGCGGATGCATG GTAGTAGACCCGAAAAGAGTTACAAGATTATTGAGAGAACGTGTCCTCTCGGTTTACAAGGGAGATCGGTTCTCGGTGTTAGAacaatccaaaaaaacaaggaagatTGAGATTTGGGTGACGAAGAATAAAATTGGTAACGGGGATGATGGAGACGATGTGGTGTGGATTAAGTTTATGACTATCTCAAGACCTGACTTCCCCATGGTACTAATTAGTCACCCGTCTACAAATTACTTCGTGGAAAATAATATCTATGGAAAGGCCTTTGTTCTGTCTTGTCCTACCAAGAAACCTAAAGCAGCTTGGATTAAGATAGATGGAGTTGTATTCGCTAAGTCTGATCAGTCATCTGTCTTTGTTCCCAGTTTGATCACCATTCCTTGA